The Paenibacillus sp. FSL W8-0426 region CCATCCGGCCCGCAAGCAATACCGACAGGCCCGGAATTCGGTGTAGGGATTTGATACTCCATCATTTTCCCATCCGTGGTTATTCTTCCGATCGTATTGTTTTGATTCTGTGTAAACCATAACGCCTTATCAGGACCCGTAATAATAAAAGAGGGGAACGTATCCTGGGCAGGCAAATCAAACTCCGTCATTTCCCCCCTCGTTGTTATCCTTCCGATCTTTCCGCTCTTCATCTGGGTAAACCAAATCCCACCGTCAGGACCTTCTGTAATCCCGAATGGCGCAGAGCCCGAAGTCGGCACATCATATTCTTTGAATTGACCGTTTAACGACATTCTGCCAATCTTATTTGCGTTATATTCTGTGAACCACAGGTCGCCCGCCTGATCCGAAATGATAGACATCGCTCCAGCGTTTTCTGTCGGAATCGAGAATGATGTGATCTTGCCTTTGGCGTCTATTCGCCCGATATGATTGCCCTTTTGTTCCGTAAACCAAATGGCTCCGTCTTTCCCGGCAGTGATTCCGTACGGCCCTGATTCATGATTGCCGACTGCATATTCAATAATCGTGTGTCTCATACGCTTCCCCTCCAGCAAATTACGCAATGTATCTAAATCCCCGTATACCATTGCTTCAATGTATGGATTGATGCTTTCGATATCATTGTCCCAATTCAGAGAAAACTGCGAACTTAAAACAATCGATTTCACTTTTAGATTTGCAGAACATCGAGCAATTCTAGTGCAGCTCGTTATGTTTCCTCCCCAAAAAACAAAGAGGACCTTAAAAGAGCCCCCGATTCGAAATAG contains the following coding sequences:
- a CDS encoding Virginiamycin B lyase; amino-acid sequence: MRHTIIEYAVGNHESGPYGITAGKDGAIWFTEQKGNHIGRIDAKGKITSFSIPTENAGAMSIISDQAGDLWFTEYNANKIGRMSLNGQFKEYDVPTSGSAPFGITEGPDGGIWFTQMKSGKIGRITTRGEMTEFDLPAQDTFPSFIITGPDKALWFTQNQNNTIGRITTDGKMMEYQIPTPNSGPVGIACGPDGAVWFVQINANNIGRITPSGEIKEFPIPTPNARPHAIISGRNGDLWFTEWGGNKIGRITIDGMITEYPIPMKNAEPHGIALGSDGDIWFAEECNQIGRLVNLT